In Marinifilum sp. JC120, the genomic stretch ACACGATTCGCAAGTGGGTCAGAGCACCTGAGGCCAAGCCGCCGGTCTACCAACGCCGCGCGATCTTCAACAAACTCAGCCCTTTTCACACCACGCTGGAGCAGGCGCTAAAGGCCGATTCGCTGCGGCCCAAGCAACAGCGGCGCAGTGCCAAGGCGCTGTTGGCGCAAATCAAAGCCGAAGGTTATGACGGTGGCTACAGCCAGCTCACCGCGTTTATCCGTGCCTGGCGAGGGGGACAG encodes the following:
- a CDS encoding IS21 family transposase; its protein translation is TIRKWVRAPEAKPPVYQRRAIFNKLSPFHTTLEQALKADSLRPKQQRRSAKALLAQIKAEGYDGGYSQLTAFIRAWRGGQGKASQAFVPLTFALGEAFQFDWSEEGLLVGGIYRRMQVAHLKLCASR